CCTCTCCTCTAGGATGGTGAGAGTTCCTCGTAGCTTAGTCCTCTTGGTTCTGGCACTAGTCTTGTTGGAAACCTCTGTCCTTTATTCAGTTGTGACAGATGGTGAGAGATGGGTGGTTGATGGGGTGGTTCAGTGGAGGGGCAGTAGGAAATGGGGTGTCTGGGAGTGGGTGGTGGGGCGGGGGCCGGGAGCTGAGTCACAGGGCCCCGAGACGCTGGTCCAACACGACTCTCCACTTACCAAGGTCTGAGAAAACGACAGTCAGGTCTGAGTTACCGGTCCCAAGATATTTTATACAATGATTAGTGATCAATGCTGAAAAAAACAATTGTTACAATATCAAGGAGACAATTTACACGGCGAGCGTCTTGTGTTATGAATATTGGTATTAAATAACTAATATTTgtagtaaattattattattttttaaatttgtaGTTAAAGCAGCAGGCTGTGGTAGAGAGAGAACGAACAGTAGCAACTAGCACACAAGTACAAGCCGTAAGGGTAAGACTTCGCAGTAACAGCATTATAAACAGCCGCTGCATCAGCAGTAGTACTAATGTAACCTATGTGAAGCAACAGCCGCCATCATAGTTGccagagcagcaccagtagcagcagtaacaggTAGTTAAAATGCAGCAACAGTTCTCCCCTCCCAAAATTAAAGCAGTCATTCCACACAGGGGAGCGGCGGCGCTGGCCGGGGTGGTGCTGGCCGGGGTGGTGCTGGCCGGGGTGGTGCTGGCCGGGGTGGTGCTGGCCGGGGTGGTGCTGGCCGGGGTGGTGCTGGCCGGGGTGGTGCTGGCCGGGGTGGTGCTGACCGGGGCGGCGCTGGCCGAGGCGGCGCTGGCCGGGGTGGTGCTGGCCGAGGTGGTGCTGGCCGGGGTGGTGCTGGCCGGGGTGGTGCTGGCCGGGGTGGTGCTGGCCGGGGTGGTGCTGGCCGGGGTGGTGCTGGCCGGGGTGGTGCTGGCCGGAGCGGTGCTGACCGGGGCGGCGCTGGCCGAGGCGGTGCTGGCCGGGGCGGCGCTGGCCGAGGCGGTGCTGGCCGGGGTGGTGCTGGCCGGGGTGGTGCTGGCCGGGGTGGTGCTGGCCGGGGTGGTGCTGGCCGGGGTGGTGCTGGCCGAGGCGGTGCTGGCCGAGGCGGTGCTGGACGGGGCGGTGCTGGCCGAGGCGGCGCTGGCCGAGGCGGTGCTGGCCGGGGCGGTGCTGACCGGGGCGGCGCTGGCCGAGGCGGTGCTGGCCGGGGCGGTGCTGGCCGAGGCGGTGCGGGGTGCTGGCCGGGGCGGTGCTGGCCGGGGCGGTGCTGGCCGAGGCGGGGCACGCCCCATCCCCCCACAGTCACCAGTCATGATAATTACTTGTGTTCACCGGGGCATTACTAGCAGGTACGGAGAGTGAACACTGGAGAACAACCAGCACCCGGTGTGCACACCTCGTGTTCCGCTAGTTGGGTGTTCCGGCAGTTAGGTGTTCCACATGCTAGATATTCAGTTGCTTTAGTTTGTAGAATAGGCTTTGTGTCTTGCCTTATACAACTGTTCCGTTATGGTAACCTGTCCGGCCCGTTGGTGAGTCTGGTAAGCCCTGGACACTgccgttgttaaagattcgctacttggaacaaacagttccaagtagcacgggctatggtgagcccgtaggtacttaTTGGACACTGCCATTGAGCCCACTGTATACACTAGGCAGGTGTGGATAATATAGACGAACTGAAACTACAAACACTGGAGGAGAAATGGTTCCTACTCGCAAATTGGCGAGAGACGCAAGAAAAGTAGATAATTATAGTGTGTACCAAGGAGAGAGAAGCAGGCCAAGCGGACGCAGGTGGAGGCGGGAGACCCAGACGAGGCGCTCCAGCTCAGCTccggcatggagtccatatctagtcaagcataagactaaactggagaaggttcaaaggtttgccaccagactagtacccgagctgagagatatgagctacgaggagagactacgggagttaaacctcacgtcgctggaagacagaagagttaagggggacgtgatcatcacatacaagattctcaaaggaattgatagggtagataaggacatgatatttaacacaaggggcacacgtactagggtacacaggtagaaattgagtgcccaaatgagccacagagatattagaacttttttagtgtcagagtggttgacaaatggaatacattaggaagtgatgtggtggaggctgactccatacacagtttcaggtgtaaatatgatagaatccaataggctcaggaccgtgtacaccagttgagaggcgggaccaaagagctagagttcaacccccgcaagcacaaatagatgagtacgctCAAGGAGTGAGTACTGGCCAGTAGGAGCGGACCAGAGCAATAGGTGCTGGAGACCAGTGCACAGCCCCGAGGCAGTGACCAAATAGTAACATTGTACCAGTTACTAAAGCTAAGTATTATTAGGTTTATACGCGCGCGCACAATATAGATTACATACATTCTCGTCAACTGTACAGTGATTGGCAATGCAAATTATTGCCATGATCCCTCGGCTGATGACTGGGTGCATTGTGTTGTTATTGCTAGTGTGTGTGATCTTGCATCATTACACACGCAACAGTCGTTATGTAGACAGTGGAGACGGGAAGAGTAAGAAATGGGCGACTGGACTTGTACAATATATTGGTATATTAGACGAGCTGCTAAAAGTAAGGTGATTAAGAATATTAAAATAATGGTGTATGTTACGTTACATGGTTGGTACCGAGTGCTCGGGGTCTCACTACTTGGTGACAGTAGTGCTTCTTTAccttttgttgttgttaaagattcgctaatttgaacaaaaagttccaagtagcacgggctatggtgagcccgtagtgcttcTTTACCGATAAGAAGCAACACATGATGAGACCTCGCTCAGGCAGCCATGGCAGCTGTCAATAGTTGTTATTGTTCAGTGGGAGCGAGGCGCTCACCAGGCAGTGAGGTGTGAGGTTCCTCACAATACATGCTTCACTCATCCTGCTGGGGTACCGCCAAGCTGGGTGTGTGCACGACCAggatggtactgtgtggtacccgctaaaggaggaccgggccgcggggacgctaagccccgaaatcatctcaagataatgttTTCGAAGACATAAGTATGGGTTTGTATGTATGCTATTATTATGTAATTTGGGAAATTGATGTAAAGATTTACACCTttcgtctttcgcactctcctgagtgctttgtcaagatgtgtgtgtgtggtgtagtcgaGACTTAGATCTCAACGACCAATCAATTAATCGTTGAGATACATCACCCTCAGATGTCATCATTGACATCTGAGGGTGACATCTGAAATCACACACACAGACTttaacaaagcactcaggagagtgcgaaagatttGGTGTAATTTCCTTACATAAATCTCACAAATATACAAGTGTGGGTTTTATCCTATACGGTATATAGTAGatggttattatattattaaaattgaCTAATGCAGTTTAATGGTGGCAAATATTTGGTGCGTAATGTAGGATATGATAGTTATCAGCTGGACAGTGCTGAAATTGACCAATCTGAATGTGAAAATAGCCTGGGAGTCGTGATTCAGCACACAAaccaatgcataaatgtttgaaATAGGCAAACACGATACTTTTATTCCTATCGAGAACCGTCACCAATAGCCCAGTGATATACTTCAGCTTTATTTTTATCTTGCTGTTTCACTTGGGTCCAGCAGTTCAGTTTTTGGTCACCGCACTTTAGAAGTGACGTCAGTGCACTTATAAGTGTGCAGATAAGGATGACAATAAATCCCAGCAAAAGTAACTGGAAAAGCCTTGTGAACATTATATAGGAAGGCGAAGGTTAAAGGTTTATATGACTGATGTTTATAAAGGGATGAAAAGATATAAAAAGAGGATAAAAAAGTAGTTAAATATATCAACAAAACAtaaaaacatgaaacaatggatataaattgaataaacttaaaaaaaaacctgggtaaatactggtttgagaaTATGGGTGTTAATgaattatggaacaaattaccgaggGAAATAATAGCCATGGGATAACCATgtcaagcataggttagacatatatgaacgagtttgggtggatataaattggagTTGCCGTGTCTGGGCCAATAAATTTTATGCAGTTAAATTTATTTTTCttatgatggtgctacatagtcttcccggcttggtgccttcttctgATAATTATTTATCTTAAGGTATCGGTTTCACGTTCTCACCTTGTTTGTTATCTTCCAGATAATAATGTTGTCCTGTCCgccttggttgtgtgtgtgtgtgtgtgtgtgtgtgtgtgtgtgtgtgtgtgtgtgtgtgtaacgctGACTGATACCCGAGGGACCACTCTAGTCACGCACACTTCCATGGTCACTTAAAACATTCTTCCCCTTCACCTTTCCTTCTCACACGGCTACCTCAAATTTTACCCCCATGGGCtacccattatatatataatgtatataatctCAGGTGGTTGGCACTCACGACAcgtcgaagtcaacgacatcattaagaaGAGCTCTACTTCggcccagtgtccagcagagagagcgcCTCGCAACCTAGTGAACCATAACTCCTGTTAGTTTCTCTAACCGGCTACATAGAATCGCAAAGCGCTCATAGCAAAATGGCAGACAATTAGCATGAgtatatacttgcgtatccatctTGGCAGCCACATACTATCAGCCAAGCACGAGTCGCAGACAtcctcccccaacacacacacacagaagttaACCAGGTACAGGGAAATAGAACACCGGTATttcagaacataagaatgaaggtaactgcagaaggcctattgcaaCTTCGTTCCAGTAGCATCCGAGCTTCTTGTTCCATGGGGAGGGAGTGCAAGGAAGCTTCTCAAGGATCTTGGTTGCTGGCTTATCgcaacaacaagagaccctagtAACCAAGAGTGGTGTTCGACGGTGACTCAACATTCATTTATCATTGAATGAAGGTTTGTGACGTTGCTcttggatattgtgaccactagaGACTCGCTATCATGCCGCTGCTGCTATCTCTCACTCTCGGCTGCAACTGTCAAAAATGATATCTTATCGTATCACTTCAAGTAAACCATTTGGTGTTTTCCTGTGTAGACAAGACTGTTGATACTCTGATATATTATTCATTTTACGCAATATGTTGTAATCTTATCTAATTATGCCATTACCGTGTTGTGGGTCGGTATTTCGGTATTATAAGGAACTATTATGACTGGTATTTGACCTTATATTTTCCAAAGAGTACCGTCAAGTCAACCATTATATCCAGCGTTACTGGAGGACTCCGTCTATAGTcttcatgtaaccaatgttgtaacccattTTGTGTAACGAAGTTAAAATAAATATTACTTTTATAACCTATGTTATAGaagccgtaaccggcggtgggaaacggctctggcaaggttatgtattggccatacccgcttaactcacggacacctaatggagcgccgccctgctctctattgtccaaactgcattgtccctcttacagtcgtgcatatccttgttgaatatccTGACTTCTAGGATGTTCTCTCTTGCtacccgaccgtccctcgcggtcacctgtccctggatagtatccttggtgaatcggatacctatgatatcgttcgccttatgcgcttttgctctcgtattggcatccatagtgatatttagcgccttttgaatatcccgcacttTTGACGGTGCTACACAACCTCCCATGCTTGGTGCCttcatttgataattacttactcacttATGATACAACACAAATTGATGTATAGGTAGACAGCTGGTCACAAAATATGGCCAGTGAAGAAATGTTTTGTGTCCTGCCTATGGGGGGAAAAATCAGATTGAAACTTGGAGGACATCCAAACGTGTCACAGTAGAGGACTTCTTGCCAGACCTGTGTGGCAGGTGTCACCCGAGGAGCGATGGTGTCACATTCATGAAGAATTCACACGGGTTGTCAATATTCCGCACCTGTAGCTGCGGGTcctccaccacactccctccaagTCCTCACACTTGCCCCAAACAGATTCCTGCTTGTATCtttactgaatatatatataatccaattTGAATTCATCGTTAAGAACTctattttaaaatttaaacaCTTGTATTCTTTTTTTGTATGTTTAAATGTGTAAACTTGTCATAACAATCGTGGTTGTGAGCCCCGGGAAGGTTGTGTCCGAGCGCTCGACCTTCCTTCACCAGGAGGGCTGCTGAGGCTCGACTTAACTTAGAGACAGATGACGGTCGTTTCCAGAGAAATTGTCACTTTTGTTGGGTGAAGCACAACAACAGAGCGTAGCCTAGTCTACCTAACCAAGATAAGATAGCTTCTCTGGCTATAAAGACAAGGGTCGCTTGGACCTTGTTCTTAGTGGATCTCTTCATACTCAAAGTTCCCTCTCAAAGTCGCATTCACTTTCTTCATTGCTCAGGTAATCTTACGCGTGACCTTACTTCCCCCAAGCTActcttctttccctctctctccccttactCAAAACCATTAGCCACCCGGAAGTCCACTCCTGCTGTAAGGTCACGGGGTCACAGCCGGAGCTCCAGGAGGCGGCCGCCACGCCCTTGGCTCCCTTCTTAACTCTGACATTTGATGGTGAGAGAATCCTACAAGACTTGTGTGGCTTTGTTTGCCTTGTTGATTAATGGCTTTGAAAAGCACTACACCCGGCACTAATTGTTGATTTAATGCAGATATTTCATGAGATTACAATCTACTATATCAGATATTATTCATATTTTAATTTGCGAATTTGTAAGTCTAAATTTCTGTTGTTCAGTTGCACGCGTGAGAGGTTCATGAGAGGTGTAGAAAAAAATTGTATTTCCTTCCCTTTTCTTCCTTCTCGGGGTTCAATCTCCaaccgtcaaagtggttgggcaccattccttccccacccTATCCCATCCCAtaaccttatcctgatcccttcccagtgctatatagtcgtaatggcttggcgctttcccccctgatagttcccttccttccttccttccttccttccttccttccttccttccttccttccttccttccttcccttccttccttccttccttccttcctttcttccttttctTTCTTTCATACGGACAAACAAATTTAGGATGTCTTCCAAGACACCATATTCAATGGGATAGTTACATAGTTGATTGTACAACAGGCCAGAATGTCTTAAATACAGTTTCCCCTTCAGTAATGTGATGTTCAAGGATATATCTTAACGGTTTGTCACAGTTTACAAGCTGAATATTGTATAGTGCCTCAGCCTCGCTAACTGGCCAGATGTGCCTATACCCAGGACGAATTCTCCCAacgacaccaccacactgtctggTCCGATTACTGTGCTGATCATACAAAATATCTATTATCACAAacgttgtcatagcttttaatgcTGCAAATATTAGGTGTTTGGCCATTTCTTAGATCTTCTAAATCTGATAACATTGTTGGCAAGCGATGCGAGACAGGCGAGAAGAGTCAGAGGATCGCATGGATGCTCCACTAAAACTGGGTAAATTTAATGTCCGGAGACCTTAATCCCAGCAAGTCCATTAACGCTGGCGACCATTAACGCTGGCGACCATTAACGCTGGCGACCATTAACGCTGGCGACCATTAACGCTGGCGACCATTCGTGCAACCATTACCAGCGTGAACGAGGGAGTTATCCCAGTAGTGAGGTAGTTACCCAAGTACTGGTGTGTTAGGGCAGTACTCTGATATATAGCCTTGTGTAGAGTTgctacactgaacactgtcggctGAACACCGTTTCCTTACCCGTGAAGCTTGTGATCAACTGGCAGTCACTaggtacaggggccagattcacgaagcagttatgcaagcacttacgaacccgtacatcttttctcaatctttggcggctttgtttacaattattaaacaattaatgagctccgaagcaccaagaggctgtttataacaataacaacagttgattggcaagttttcatgcttgtaaactgtttaataaatataaccaaagccgtcaaagattgaggaatgatgtacaggttcgtaagtacttgcgtaactgcttcgtgaatctggcctcaaggACTCTAGTTGTTGGGATTACTAGAGAAGGTCAGTGGGTGTAGAGGGAGTCTCTATAAACCTAACACGCTCCCACTCCCCGACGATGGTAattatatttaaatgaataataATTTGCAAATATGTTGTGCTACAGGGTCTCCCCGACATGGTGCCCTCTTTTGGTACTCGCTAATATGTTTACACTCAGTTTACATGTCAAGTCAATACCCCGTCGAGTCCCGTGCCATGAACGCCACACGCCACAGTTTTTACGCATAAATCTGCAATTTGCTTAAAGCGAGCATTTATACCTTGTGGAGAAATGCTAATTAAACTGTCTCTCACAATTTGCATATTTTTAAAAGTGTTTCTCTTAATGTTGCCATGACGAAGGTTTAGATTATTATAAACCATTTATACAGATTTTGTGTTTGTTAAGCGATGGGTTCTCTGGCACAGGTGTGCGGGGGCCAGCAGCGGTGAGGACAGGTGTGGTATCGTTGGTGTAATATCTCAGGTCATTAGGTATATGATTCAtatttttgaatatatatattatgcgtCCTGAGAGtggtcccccccctctccccccttctcatcagttatagccccgctcctgtgccaggtaagtccactatggggagccggtcggccgagcggacagcacaccggacttgtgatcctgtggtccctggttcgatcccggtgccggcgagaaacaatgggcagagtttctttcaccctatgcccctgttagctagcagtaaaataggtaccttggtgttaatcagctgtcacgggctgcttcctgggggtggaggcctggtcgaggaccgggccgcggggacactaaaaagccccgaaatcatctcaagataacctctcaagatacgggctcaccatagcccgtggctacttgcaacttttgttgcTAGTTGCtggatctaaaacaacaacaacaatgagtGGTTCCCGGCGCCTGGCCATTAATTAGCCTCCCGCGATATTATGTGGCCAGGTGGACGTCACgcaccagctgggggggggggggaggggagcgtAGTGGGAGGGAGGTTAGTGTCAATGACATAGGTTACGTTAGTAACACCAACAGTGTCATCTGCAGTAGATTTGAACCGGTTATGGTTAAACCAGTGACAGAGTGATAGCTGCAGTGCCGTCAACAGTGATATTTGCATTTATTAATTATTAGAGCCCCATGACGGTAGCACTGAATAAGGCAGTAACAGTGCCAGCGACAAATGACAGTGATGTTAGCAATGATGATGAACCAGTGACAATTTgatgggaggaggagggtgggtagctcctcacaacacagtacaggACACATGACCGGACACACGTGTCTGCATGATGACAACAGTCCACAACAAGCCTGCCCACACCAATGATGTTGCTCTTGAAGATtgatgatgattgataaagattaagccacccaaaagttggcacgggcatgaatagcccgtaagtggaggccctttggagccatgaccagtagctgatactggagatctgtggatggaCGGGGTCTTCATTGTCGCTCGCAGGTTATGGCCCGCAGGACGCTTGGTCGCCAGGTTACAGTTTAATGTGCAACCATGAGGTTACCATGAGGTTACCATGAGGTTACCATGAGGTTACCATGAGGTGCTTCCGGTGCCATGAGGTGCAAAGCGACGCTGTATATCTGAACAGAGCAGCCTCGATAGTTTGGGTACCATCAGGATCGTCGTCCTTTTCGAGGAATTGCATTTGTCCGTCTGGGAATTTCGGGTGGAATTCTGGGGTCGCGGTATTCATTTTTCAGTATTGTGAGAATGGTGTAAGAGTTCATGGTGTGGGCGTGGACATCCATGGAGCGTGAGTATTTGTTTTAGCTGATTATCTTGttacatctgtgggtcagctgctCTTGAAAATTGGCGCTCTCTTATATGGAATATTGTTGGGTTCTCGCCATCCCAGTTCCAGGCAAGGGGGGAGTGTAGAGCTGGAAAATGTAAAGAGATCCTTTACTGTGTGTTTAATCAGTGAAGGCGCATTACACTATTGGAAGTAAATGCACCAACTAATCCTTGGAACAGAGACGAGACAGTCTCATAATATACTCGCTGAAAATGCTGGAAGATGTGCTTCCAAACCTGCACAATACTGCAGGAAGTAAACAATAAATGGAAGGTGGAGGTGCCAGAAGCACACACACAACATTGTAAACATCAGAGACCTACAACTTTACTTTCTCCATCCAACATAACAAATGTAGCTTTTAGCAGTGGAAGCTTTCAAAAGGAAACTTGGGATTTCTAGTGAAGTTACCAGTTGAGGCAAGTTGTGACGGCTGTGTGATCGCGCGGGTTACGAAGACAACCAACTACACAGACATCAGGGACGGCTGGTCACAGGCCAGGAAATCATACACTAGGCGTATTGATGTCTGCCAGGGACCTCCTCCTCTCAGTTTGAGGTACTGCGAGGTACACCTTAACTCTGCCCCATTACTGGGTGCCTTGAGGGAGAGATTCACAAGTGCTTCACATTACCACATAGTGTAATAAAACTCATCAGGGAGAGCAGTTCCTGTGGTTATATCATGCCACCTGGAGCCATGCTGTCTAGTAATTATAGGCCTCACCTGCCGTCACTTACCCCAGGTAGAGAGGCTAAAGGCAATCTGATTGATGAACCTTGTGGCAATGGTCTGTCTTGTACAAGATTAGAACCGTAGTTTGTGCCGAAGTGGGCTTCAGGGATAAGATTTAGTAGGTCTTTGAAGTAGATATGCTTGAAGTTCAAGAACCTCGTCTACTGGTACGCTGTCATCTtgaaggttaggttatcttgagattttttcggggcttttagtgtcaccgcggcccggtcctcgaccaggcctccacccccaggaagcagcccgtgacagctgactaacacccaggtacctattttactgctaggtaacaggggcatagggtgaaagaaactctgcccaatgtttctcgccggcgcctgggatcgaacccaggaccacaggatcacaagtccagcgtgctgtccgctcggccgaccggctcatatATATGGCCATAGTACATATTCCGACGTATAACGCAATTaataagtagaaatcggtactattaaaTTTGAACAATGCAAAAAACGATTTTCTACTtacgttgcaaagacaaactaaactagcCTAACATTTTTAGGCGTAATACATGCTCtctgaagcctaatatagtacatatgtgtgctatactaggcctaatatagtacatatgtgtgctatactaggcctaatatagtacatatgtgtgctattactaggcctaatatagtacatatgtgtgctatactaggcctaggaatatttgtttttagcttcatttctTCGAATTATAGAGTGAATAATAtaaagttctactatctaattgcttagtacgtcaatgttaGTACTATAGTACTAATAGTACTAGTACTATAGTActagtgcacatagttacaaaagtctacaacaacaacaacagttacaaCAGTCTGAAGAGGAGGATGAGCTGCTATATTGGTGTATAACCTTTAAGCTGTGACTGAAGCAAACCAGTGAGAGTCAGTCTCGTGTACACACCCAGGCTGCTCACACCAGGTTAATGTTGTATTTAACTCTTACTGTAAACCTTCCACCCCGAGAATGTGAATTATCTGCCCACTCACCGTAATGCCCCTACAACCATGCCCACTCACCGTAATACCCCTCCaactatgcccccccccccaaacagccTCTAACTATCGAGCCTGGGCACGAAACGTCCATTAAAACAAGTTACAAAAACCAA
The window above is part of the Procambarus clarkii isolate CNS0578487 chromosome 16, FALCON_Pclarkii_2.0, whole genome shotgun sequence genome. Proteins encoded here:
- the LOC123759889 gene encoding secreted effector protein PipB2-like, encoding MQQQFSPPKIKAVIPHRGAAALAGVVLAGVVLAGVVLAGVVLAGVVLAGVVLAGVVLAGVVLTGAALAEAALAGVVLAEVVLAGVVLAGVVLAGVVLAGVVLAGVVLAGVVLAGAVLTGAALAEAVLAGAALAEAVLAGVVLAGVVLAGVVLAGVVLAGVVLAEAVLAEAVLDGAVLAEAALAEAVLAGAVLTGAALAEAVLAGAVLAEAVRGAGRGGAGRGGAGRGGARPIPPQSPVMIITCVHRGITSRYGE